A genomic segment from Sciurus carolinensis chromosome 1, mSciCar1.2, whole genome shotgun sequence encodes:
- the Gjb4 gene encoding gap junction beta-4 protein, translated as MNWTFLQSLLSGVNKYSTALGRIWLSVVFIFRVLVYVVAAEEVWDDEQKDFICNTKQPGCPNVCYDEFFPVSHVRLWALQLILVTCPSLLVVMHVAYREERERRHRLKHGPHAPSLYNNLSKKRGGLWWTYLLSLIFKAAVDSGFLYIFHRLYQDYDMPRVVACSVAPCPHTVDCYISRPTEKKVFTYFMVATAAVCILLNLSEVTYLVGKRCLEILGPRRRKSRRRSHLPDTCPPYVVSQGGHPQDGNSVLIKAGLTPVDAGGYP; from the coding sequence ATGAACTGGACGTTTCTGCAGAGCCTGCTGAGCGGCGTGAACAAGTACTCCACGGCGCTGGGCCGCATCTGGCTGTCGGTGGTCTTCATCTTCCGCGTGCTGGTGTACGTGGTGGCGGCCGAGGAGGTGTGGGACGATGAGCAGAAGGACTTCATCTGCAACACCAAGCAGCCCGGCTGCCCCAACGTCTGCTACGACGAGTTCTTCCCCGTGTCCCACGTGCGCCTCTGGGCCCTGCAGCTCATCCTGGTCACCTGCCCCTCGCTGCTCGTGGTCATGCACGTGGCCTACCGGGAGGAGCGTGAGCGGAGACACCGCCTGAAACACGGGCCCCACGCCCCGTCCCTGTACAACAACCTGAGCAAGAAGAGGGGTGGACTCTGGTGGACCTACCTGCTGAGTCTCATCTTCAAGGCTGCCGTCGACTCGGGCTTCCTGTACATCTTCCACCGCCTCTACCAGGACTACGACATGCCCCGCGTGGTGGCCTGCTCGGTGGCCCCCTGCCCCCACACCGTGGACTGTTACATCTCCCGGCCCACAGAGAAGAAGGTCTTCACCTACTTCATGGTGGCCACAGCTGCCGTCTGCATCCTGCTCAACCTCAGTGAGGTCACCTACCTGGTGGGCAAGAGGTGCCTGGAGATCCTTGGACCCCGGCGGCGGAAGTCTCGACGCCGAAGCCACCTGCCAGACACGTGCCCACCGTACGTGGTCTCCCAGGGAGGGCACCCCCAAGATGGGAACTCTGTCCTAATAAAGGCCGGGTTGACCCCAGTGGATGCAGGTGGGTATCCGTAA
- the Gjb5 gene encoding gap junction beta-5 protein → MNWGIFEGLLSGVNKYSTAFGRIWLSLVFIFRVLVYLVTAERVWSDDHKDFDCNTRQPGCSNVCFDEFFPVSHVRLWALQLILVTCPSLLVVMHVAYREAREKKHREAAGEDGGRLYLDPGKKRGGLWWTYVCSLVFKASVDAAFLFVFHSFYPWYTLPPVVKCHADPCPNTVDCFIAKPSEKNIFTLFMVVTAVVCILLNLAELAYLVSKRCRECLAASRARATPVGHHPDCVTWSHKQNDLLSEDLIYLGSDTHPPLLPDRPQDYVKQTIL, encoded by the coding sequence ATGAACTGGGGGATCTTTGAGGGGCTCCTGAGCGGGGTCAACAAGTACTCCACAGCCTTCGGGCGCATCTGGCTGTCTCTGGTCTTCATCTTCCGCGTGCTGGTCTACCTGGTGACGGCCGAGCGCGTGTGGAGCGACGACCACAAGGATTTCGACTGCAACACCCGCCAGCCGGGCTGCTCCAACGTCTGCTTCGACGAGTTCTTCCCCGTGTCCCACGTGCGCCTCTGGGCCCTGCAGCTCATCCTGGTCACCTGCCCCTCGCTGCTCGTGGTCATGCACGTGGCCTACCGGGAGGCCCGGGAGAAGAAGCACCGAGAGGCGGCCGGCGAGGACGGTGGGCGCCTCTACCTGGACCCCGGCAAGAAGCGAGGCGGGCTGTGGTGGACCTACGTCTGCAGCCTGGTGTTCAAGGCCAGCGTGGACGCCGCCTTCCTCTTCGTGTTCCACTCCTTCTACCCCTGGTACACCCTCCCTCCCGTGGTCAAGTGCCACGCGGACCCCTGTCCCAATACGGTGGACTGCTTCATCGCCAAGCCCTCAGAAAAGAACATCTTCACCCTCTTCATGGTGGTCACGGCCGTCGTCTGCATCCTGCTCAACCTCGCCGAGCTGGCCTACCTGGTGAGCAAGAGGTGTCGCGAGTGCCTGGCAGCGAGCAGAGCCCGGGCCACACCTGTGGGGCATCACCCAGACTGTGTCACCTGGTCCCACAAACAGAACGACCTCCTCTCGGAGGACCTCATTTATCTGGGCTCAGACACTCACCCGCCTCTCTTACCAGACCGCCCTCAAGACTACGTGAAGCAGACCATCCTCTGA